From the genome of bacterium:
GCCCAACGGCGAGCCGGATCCGGTGGCGTCGGGCCGTGACGTTCGAGAGACCTTCGCACGCATGGCGATGAACGACGAAGAGACCGTCGCCCTGGTCGCGGGCGGGCACTCCTTCGGCAAATGTCACGGCGCCGGCGATGCGTCCCATGTGGGCCCTGAGCCGGAAGGCGCCGGCATCGAGGAGCAGGGCCTCGGCTGGAAGAGCAGTTTCGGCAGCGGCAAAGGCGGCGATACGATCAGCAGCGGCATCGAGGGCGCCTGGAAGCCGAACCCGACCAAATGGGACATGGGCTATCTGAAAGTGCTGTTCAAATACGAGTGGGAGCTGGTGAAGAGCCCGGCCGGTGCCAATCAGTGGCTGGCCAAAGACGTAGCCGAAGAGGACATGGTGGTTGACGCCCACGACCCGTCGAAGAAGCAGCGGCCGATGATGACTACAGCGGACCTCTCGCTGCGCTTTGACCCGATCTATGAGCCGATCGCGCGGCGCTACCGGGAAAATCCGGAAGAGTTCGCGGATGCCTTCGCCCGGGCGTGGTTTAAGCTGACCCACCGCGACATGGGCCCGCGTTCGCGCTATCTCGGCCCGGAGGTCCCCACGGAAGAGCTCATCTGGCAGGACCCCGTCCCGGCGGTCTCTCATAAATTGATCGACTCAAAAGACATCGCCGCCCTCAAGGGCAAGATCCTCGCTTCGGGCCTGTCCGTCTCCCAACTGGTCTCCACCGCCTGGGCCTCGGCCTCTACGTTCCGCGGCTCTGACAAGCGTGGCGGAGCCAACGGAGCGCGCATCCGCCTCGCACCCCAGAGGGATTGGGAAGTTAACCAGCCTGCACAGCTCAAGGCAGTGCTCAAGACCCTCGAGGGGATCGGTAAAGAGTTTAACAGCGCGCAGTCAGGCGGGAAGATGGTTTCGCTGGCCGACCTGATCGTTCTTGGGGGATGTGCAGGTGTCGAGCAGGCTGCCAAGAATGCAGGCCACGATGTGACCGTGCCCTTCACACCGGGACGCACGGACGCGTCGCCCGAGCAAACCGACGTTCAGGCCTTCGCAGTGCTCGAACCGGCCGCGGACGGATTCCGCAACTACCTCAAAGCCAGACACAGCGTGTCGGCAGAGGAGCTGCTGGTTGATCGGGCGCAGCTGCTGACGCTCACCGCTCCCGAGATGACGGTCCTCATTGGCGGCATGCGTGTCTTGAATGCCAACTATGGACAGTCCCCGCACGGCGTCTTCACCATGCGGCCGGAGACGCTCACCAACGACTTCTTCGTGAACCTGCTCGACATGGGCACGACGTGGAAGGCGGCCTCGGAAGCCGACGACGTGTTCGAGGGTCGTGATCGCGCAACGGACGAACTCAAGTGGACCGGCACCCGTGTGGACCTCATCTTCGGTTCGAACTCCCTGCTACGAGCTGTGGCGGAAGTCTATGGATGTGAGGACTCCGGGGAGCGGTTCCTGCACGACTTTGTAGCGGCGTGGAGCAAGGTCATGGATCTTGACCGCTTCGACCTCGCCTGATCGCGGAATTCCTGTATCAGATCAGGGTCAGGTCGTGGATTTTGGCATTTCCAACCTTTTTTATCAGACACGCCACAATTCACCGGCCTGACCCCTTGATCACCCAAGGAGGTATATCGTGGAGTACATCACCATTCCTGGAACCGACCTGAAACCCTCGCGCATAGGGCTGGGGACATGGGCCATCGGGGGGTGGATGTGGGGCGGCACCGACGAGTCCGAATCCATCCTCACGATACACAAGGCCTTCGAGGCAGGCATTACGCTCATTGACACGGCGCCGATCTACGGGTTCGGAAGATCCGAAGAGATCGTGGGCAAAGCTCTCAAGGGCCTGGACCGGAGCAAGGTTGTGGTCGCCACCAAGTTGGGGCTTGAGTGGGAAGGGAACAAGGTCTTCCGCAACTCCACCAGGGAACGGATCCGCCAGGAAGTGGAGGACTCCCTGCGCCGGCTCGGTGTGGATGTCATCGACCTCTACCAGGTCCACTGGCCGGACCCGCTGGTGCCCATGGAAGACGCTGCCGAACAGATGAAAAAGCTCGTGGATGAAGGCAAGGTCAGGGCTGTGGGGGTGAGCAACCACTCTCCGGAGCAGATGGATGCCTTTGGCAAAGCCGTGAGGCTATCGACGGCCCAGCCTCCGTACAACCTTTTTGAAAGAGGCATTGAGGAAGACATCCTTCCCTATTGCCAGAACAAGGGGACCGCCTTACTCACCTACGGGGCCCTCTGCCGAGGGCTGCTTTCAGGCCGCATGAAACCAGACACACAATTTGTGGGGGACGACCTGAGAAAATGGGACCCGAAGTTCAAGGAACCCAGATTCGGGCATTACCTGGAAGCGGTGAACCGGCTCAACGCTTTTGCACGGGAACGCCACGGCAAGACCGTCATGGCGCTGGCCGTGCGCTGGATCCTGGACCAGGGGGTTGAGATCGCCCTTTGGGGAGCCAGGCATCCATCCCAACTGGACGCTGTGGACGAGGCCATGGGGTGGTCAGTGACAGAAGAGGACTATAGGGAGATCGATCGTATCCTTGCGGAAACGAT
Proteins encoded in this window:
- the katG gene encoding catalase/peroxidase HPI, giving the protein MKDDNKCPVTGRTSKPIAGGGTPNREWWPEQLNIKVLHQHSSLSNPMGEDFNYAEEFKKLDLDAVKKDLYALMTDSQEWWPADYGHYGGLFIRMAWHSAGTYRMGDGRGGAGSGNQRLAPLNSWPDNVNLDKARRLLWPIKQQYGKKISWADLMILTGNCALESMGFKTFGFCGGREDIWEPEEDIYWGAEDEWLGDKRYSGDRELENPLAAVQMGLIYVNPEGPNGEPDPVASGRDVRETFARMAMNDEETVALVAGGHSFGKCHGAGDASHVGPEPEGAGIEEQGLGWKSSFGSGKGGDTISSGIEGAWKPNPTKWDMGYLKVLFKYEWELVKSPAGANQWLAKDVAEEDMVVDAHDPSKKQRPMMTTADLSLRFDPIYEPIARRYRENPEEFADAFARAWFKLTHRDMGPRSRYLGPEVPTEELIWQDPVPAVSHKLIDSKDIAALKGKILASGLSVSQLVSTAWASASTFRGSDKRGGANGARIRLAPQRDWEVNQPAQLKAVLKTLEGIGKEFNSAQSGGKMVSLADLIVLGGCAGVEQAAKNAGHDVTVPFTPGRTDASPEQTDVQAFAVLEPAADGFRNYLKARHSVSAEELLVDRAQLLTLTAPEMTVLIGGMRVLNANYGQSPHGVFTMRPETLTNDFFVNLLDMGTTWKAASEADDVFEGRDRATDELKWTGTRVDLIFGSNSLLRAVAEVYGCEDSGERFLHDFVAAWSKVMDLDRFDLA
- a CDS encoding aldo/keto reductase; this encodes MVEYITIPGTDLKPSRIGLGTWAIGGWMWGGTDESESILTIHKAFEAGITLIDTAPIYGFGRSEEIVGKALKGLDRSKVVVATKLGLEWEGNKVFRNSTRERIRQEVEDSLRRLGVDVIDLYQVHWPDPLVPMEDAAEQMKKLVDEGKVRAVGVSNHSPEQMDAFGKAVRLSTAQPPYNLFERGIEEDILPYCQNKGTALLTYGALCRGLLSGRMKPDTQFVGDDLRKWDPKFKEPRFGHYLEAVNRLNAFARERHGKTVMALAVRWILDQGVEIALWGARHPSQLDAVDEAMGWSVTEEDYREIDRILAETIRDPVGPEFMAPPGRE